A single genomic interval of Helicobacter sp. 12S02232-10 harbors:
- the dapF gene encoding diaminopimelate epimerase, with product MVLHKYCGSGNDFLIFHTFKHQKRSEFAKKVCDRHYGIGADGLAVLLPHSKYPYEWEFYNSDGSEATMCGNASRCVAHYAYHQGFAPANHSFLTQAGEIQVKVKDNVVESNLGSYKSLKKIHLNIQEYNGDWYLIDTGVPHLVHFVKEESKIPYSKNPILTQLRQNYNANVNIAFIQENGFISLSTYERGVEDITLACGTGMAAVFAIASMYYGISKKAILMPPSQEQLTLSFKDKNILYKGEVKYIGICIFNQNK from the coding sequence ATGGTCTTGCACAAATATTGTGGAAGTGGTAATGACTTCCTTATTTTTCACACTTTCAAACATCAAAAACGATCTGAATTCGCAAAAAAAGTTTGCGATAGACATTATGGCATAGGAGCCGACGGACTTGCAGTACTTTTACCCCACTCAAAATACCCTTATGAATGGGAATTCTATAACTCTGATGGGAGCGAAGCAACAATGTGCGGTAATGCCAGCAGATGTGTTGCTCACTATGCTTATCATCAAGGATTTGCACCTGCTAATCATAGTTTTTTGACCCAAGCAGGAGAAATTCAAGTTAAGGTAAAAGACAATGTCGTCGAAAGCAATTTGGGATCATATAAATCACTGAAAAAAATCCATTTGAATATCCAAGAATATAATGGAGATTGGTATTTGATTGATACAGGCGTTCCCCATTTAGTACATTTTGTCAAAGAAGAATCAAAAATCCCTTATTCAAAAAATCCCATTCTCACCCAACTCCGTCAAAATTATAACGCTAATGTCAATATTGCTTTTATCCAAGAGAATGGTTTCATTTCACTCAGCACCTATGAAAGAGGTGTGGAAGATATCACATTGGCCTGTGGAACAGGAATGGCTGCAGTTTTTGCGATCGCCTCTATGTATTATGGCATATCCAAAAAAGCCATTCTGATGCCTCCAAGCCAAGAACAACTGACACTAAGTTTTAAAGATAAAAATATTCTTTATAAGGGTGAAGTGAAATATATCGGGATTTGTATTTTTAATCAAAATAAATAA
- a CDS encoding outer membrane beta-barrel protein — MRIAIFLCLLLLGLNASELYKNQIFIGGALGVADISKILNGKRDVANSYKAFVWGARGGYQFTFIKYLGIRTYLDYLMAIKPSGLDTITSSVLSLNADLLVNVLHIKDNTFGIYGGIGFGYFQHANVVKVTPEDKALVYGSSGILNFGLGATFQENHRVEIGIKIPFSKIASSSGVSYEDTYASASYSYLF, encoded by the coding sequence ATGAGAATAGCTATTTTTTTATGTTTGTTGCTGTTGGGTTTGAATGCTTCAGAACTTTATAAGAATCAGATATTTATCGGGGGAGCATTAGGAGTGGCAGATATTTCAAAAATCTTGAACGGCAAACGGGATGTTGCAAATTCTTATAAAGCTTTTGTTTGGGGAGCTAGAGGCGGTTATCAATTTACATTCATTAAATATCTTGGCATCAGAACTTATTTGGATTATCTGATGGCTATTAAACCTTCAGGGCTTGATACAATTACTTCTTCGGTATTGAGCTTGAATGCAGATTTGTTAGTGAATGTTTTACATATTAAGGATAATACTTTTGGCATTTATGGAGGGATTGGTTTTGGGTATTTTCAACACGCTAATGTTGTGAAAGTGACACCCGAAGATAAGGCACTTGTATATGGGAGTAGTGGGATTTTAAATTTTGGTTTAGGGGCAACATTTCAAGAGAATCATCGGGTTGAGATCGGGATAAAAATTCCCTTTAGCAAAATAGCCTCTAGTTCTGGAGTTTCTTATGAGGATACTTATGCAAGCGCTTCTTATTCTTATTTATTTTGA
- a CDS encoding efflux RND transporter permease subunit, whose product MYKFAITRPITTLMFALAIVFFGVLGLKKIPTALFPDIDFPIIMVSTTYPGASADVIESKVTDKIEEAVMGIDGIKKVTSNSARNISLVIIEFQLEKPIDEAMNDVINKVSSVKFDDPNINQPSMDKFDTNGQAIISLFLSSDKIPVPQLMRHSENIVKPMLQKIYGVGGVQLNGYRERQIRIYADPTLMNKYGITYTDLWNTLGSENLEVDGGRIVNDTKDFSILTDANSYKIEEVANIRVASNVKLSDIAVIEDGIQEDTTYAAFGDKPGVIFEVQKISGANEVEIADGVYEALPAIKAVSPGYEVKTFLDTTEYIRSSIKDIEFDLILGGVLAVSVVFLFLRNFTITLVSAISIPVSVMGTFALVQMMGFSLNMLTMVALTLSIGIIIDDAIVVIENIHKKLEAGMTKREAAYEGVREIGFAIIAISAMLLSVFIPVGNMTGIVGRFFQSFGITVALAIAISYIVVITIIPMVSSLIVSPKQSKFYHWSEPFFRGMESVYVKILKFVLNNKIIIVVLVTAIFIGSLVVAGRLGSDFMLKEDRSQFYVWIQTKPGISIYDMQRRTVDFQKEIEKRPDVDFTTVQVGYGKIQSVFKSKIYVKLKPEKERKKGQFEIMNEVRQTLNAMPEAKIMTAIIPSEVPLIGGGDNSPFQVYVYAPSQALVDESVKKLHNFLMESPELKGKFENYHTSTSDMQPQYKLTVLRQNANKYGVTAQAIGQVVNAAFSGENQAAYFKENGKEYYITIRVPDNKRVSVDDIKRLQIKNKNGKLMFLDGLVEIKEDITPSNITRYDRQRSVTVYGQPVKDSGISLGDLLKIVTDRSSEWLSPGASIAFGGDADNLAETGQAFGVAVATAFVLIYLILAALYESLLEPLIIMITMPLSFSGAFFALGFVGQPLSMFSMMGLILLIGMVGKNATLLIDIANDKRKEGHNIYDAIILAGESRLRPILMTTIAMVFGMLPLAIATGDGSAMKSPIGIAMSGGLLVSMFLSLLIVPVFYRLLAPIDDRIKKFYKPKEGDKF is encoded by the coding sequence ATGTATAAATTTGCTATAACTCGTCCAATCACGACGTTGATGTTTGCTTTGGCAATCGTCTTTTTTGGAGTACTGGGTTTGAAGAAAATCCCAACAGCTCTTTTTCCTGATATTGACTTTCCTATTATTATGGTTAGTACGACTTATCCAGGAGCAAGTGCAGATGTCATTGAAAGCAAGGTAACCGATAAGATTGAAGAAGCGGTTATGGGGATTGATGGGATTAAAAAGGTAACTTCAAATAGTGCTAGAAACATCAGTTTGGTTATCATTGAGTTTCAGTTGGAAAAGCCTATTGATGAAGCGATGAATGACGTTATCAATAAAGTTTCCTCCGTAAAATTTGATGATCCTAACATCAATCAGCCCTCTATGGATAAGTTTGACACGAATGGGCAAGCGATCATCTCTTTGTTTTTAAGCAGTGATAAAATTCCTGTCCCGCAGTTAATGAGGCATTCTGAAAATATTGTCAAGCCAATGCTTCAGAAAATCTATGGGGTTGGAGGGGTACAGCTCAATGGTTATCGAGAAAGACAAATCAGGATTTATGCTGATCCGACTTTGATGAACAAATATGGGATTACCTATACCGATCTTTGGAATACTCTTGGAAGCGAAAATCTTGAAGTTGATGGGGGGAGGATTGTAAATGATACCAAAGACTTTTCAATCCTTACAGATGCTAATAGTTATAAAATAGAAGAAGTCGCTAATATTCGAGTTGCCAGTAATGTCAAGCTTAGTGATATTGCTGTTATTGAAGATGGTATTCAAGAAGATACTACATATGCAGCATTTGGAGATAAACCCGGTGTTATTTTTGAGGTTCAGAAAATATCGGGAGCCAATGAAGTTGAGATTGCTGATGGGGTTTATGAAGCTCTTCCAGCGATCAAAGCAGTCAGTCCAGGCTATGAAGTCAAGACCTTTTTGGATACTACAGAGTATATCCGCTCTTCAATCAAGGATATCGAGTTTGACTTGATACTTGGTGGGGTTTTGGCAGTTTCGGTGGTCTTTTTATTTTTGAGGAATTTTACCATCACTTTGGTTTCTGCTATTAGTATCCCAGTTTCTGTGATGGGAACTTTTGCACTTGTTCAGATGATGGGATTTTCTTTAAATATGCTGACGATGGTGGCTCTTACACTTTCTATTGGGATTATCATTGATGATGCGATTGTTGTTATTGAAAATATTCATAAGAAGCTTGAGGCTGGAATGACCAAACGTGAAGCTGCTTATGAGGGTGTGAGAGAGATCGGTTTTGCGATTATTGCAATTTCAGCGATGTTGCTTTCAGTTTTTATACCTGTAGGAAATATGACTGGGATTGTGGGCAGGTTTTTTCAGAGTTTTGGTATCACAGTAGCCCTTGCGATTGCAATTTCTTATATTGTAGTCATTACGATTATCCCGATGGTAAGCTCATTGATTGTTAGTCCAAAACAATCTAAGTTTTATCATTGGAGCGAACCCTTTTTTAGAGGAATGGAAAGCGTTTATGTCAAGATATTGAAATTTGTTTTGAATAACAAAATCATTATTGTGGTTTTAGTTACTGCGATTTTTATCGGTTCTTTGGTAGTTGCGGGGAGATTGGGTTCAGATTTTATGCTTAAAGAGGACAGGAGTCAGTTTTATGTATGGATCCAAACTAAGCCAGGCATCAGTATTTATGATATGCAAAGAAGAACGGTGGATTTTCAAAAAGAGATTGAAAAACGTCCTGATGTTGATTTTACAACCGTTCAAGTGGGGTATGGAAAGATACAAAGCGTATTTAAATCTAAAATTTATGTGAAGCTCAAGCCTGAAAAAGAAAGAAAAAAGGGTCAGTTTGAGATTATGAATGAAGTTCGCCAGACTCTCAATGCGATGCCTGAAGCAAAAATTATGACCGCAATTATTCCTTCTGAAGTACCATTGATTGGTGGAGGAGACAATTCGCCGTTTCAGGTTTATGTTTATGCCCCTTCTCAGGCTTTAGTTGATGAGAGTGTCAAGAAGTTGCATAACTTTTTAATGGAAAGTCCTGAACTTAAAGGGAAGTTTGAGAATTACCATACAAGTACTTCTGATATGCAACCTCAGTATAAATTGACCGTTTTGAGACAGAATGCCAATAAATACGGTGTCACTGCCCAAGCAATCGGGCAAGTTGTGAATGCTGCATTTTCAGGGGAGAATCAGGCTGCATATTTTAAGGAAAATGGAAAAGAATATTACATTACCATTAGGGTTCCAGATAATAAAAGAGTATCTGTGGATGATATTAAACGCTTGCAGATCAAGAACAAAAATGGTAAATTGATGTTTTTAGATGGTTTGGTTGAGATTAAAGAAGACATCACGCCCTCAAATATCACACGATATGACAGACAGCGAAGCGTAACTGTGTATGGTCAGCCTGTGAAAGATTCGGGCATTTCTTTGGGTGATTTGCTAAAAATCGTTACCGATCGATCTTCTGAGTGGCTTTCTCCGGGGGCAAGCATTGCTTTTGGAGGAGATGCTGATAACCTTGCAGAAACAGGACAGGCTTTTGGTGTAGCAGTAGCAACGGCTTTTGTGTTGATTTATTTGATTCTTGCAGCACTTTATGAATCGCTTTTGGAGCCTTTAATTATTATGATTACAATGCCTTTGAGTTTTTCAGGAGCATTTTTTGCACTTGGTTTTGTAGGTCAGCCTTTGAGTATGTTTTCAATGATGGGTTTGATACTGCTGATAGGAATGGTGGGCAAGAATGCTACCTTATTGATTGATATTGCCAATGATAAGCGTAAGGAGGGGCATAATATTTATGATGCGATTATTCTTGCAGGGGAGTCTAGGCTCCGACCTATTTTGATGACGACCATAGCAATGGTGTTTGGTATGCTCCCGCTTGCTATAGCAACCGGTGATGGTTCGGCAATGAAATCGCCCATCGGGATTGCAATGAGTGGGGGCTTACTTGTGTCGATGTTTTTAAGTTTGTTGATCGTTCCTGTTTTTTATCGTTTGCTTGCCCCTATAGATGACCGTATCAAGAAATTTTACAAACCTAAAGAGGGCGATAAGTTTTGA
- a CDS encoding HlyD family efflux transporter periplasmic adaptor subunit has product MKAKFLIAALLSVSLLWGEDIYAIFNVEAVQDSNLTLDTSGIISELLVDVDSVVKKGDKLLSLSNKDKIAQADSIKQQYLFAKKQYERYSKTGGAIDKNTLDKYYFDYKKLEADYAYYVSLLDKSILKAPFDGVIASRNINLGDGVMANSTTLFRLVSHQKKIVLQFDSKYIDKVKVGDEYAYSIDGSGEQKIVKITKIYPTVDDTTRKVSAEAIAGDDMAPGIFGDGYIRIK; this is encoded by the coding sequence ATGAAAGCAAAATTTTTAATAGCAGCTCTGTTAAGCGTGTCTTTGTTGTGGGGTGAGGATATATATGCGATTTTTAATGTAGAGGCTGTTCAAGATTCGAATTTGACACTAGACACATCTGGGATCATATCAGAATTGCTTGTTGATGTTGATAGTGTTGTGAAAAAGGGAGATAAGCTTTTGTCTTTGTCAAATAAAGATAAGATTGCTCAGGCAGATTCCATTAAACAGCAGTATCTTTTTGCCAAAAAGCAATACGAAAGATACAGCAAAACCGGTGGGGCGATAGACAAAAACACATTGGACAAATATTATTTTGATTATAAAAAACTTGAAGCTGATTATGCTTACTATGTTTCTTTACTTGATAAAAGTATTTTGAAAGCTCCTTTTGATGGGGTGATTGCAAGTAGAAATATCAATCTTGGAGATGGCGTTATGGCAAATAGCACGACGCTTTTCAGGCTTGTGAGCCATCAGAAAAAAATTGTTTTGCAATTTGATTCTAAATATATTGATAAAGTAAAAGTTGGAGATGAATACGCTTATTCTATTGATGGGAGCGGGGAGCAAAAGATTGTGAAAATCACAAAGATTTATCCCACCGTTGATGATACGACAAGAAAAGTGAGCGCTGAAGCAATTGCTGGAGATGATATGGCACCCGGTATTTTTGGCGATGGTTATATAAGGATTAAATAA
- a CDS encoding TolC family protein: protein MRYLGLLILAFLPMWSLFANDLDAKKDTAGLMDLSIGSNGDDPSISSEMEKFRKSVKASIGLAELLKGADTNYSLQSKALSVQQAKKNHTIAQATFLPTLNLDYTFQNNNRDTQQFKNYNTQIANAKFNLDVFNGFNTINTVKEKSATYRSSIADMEYTRQNIYLQVIQQYYQYFDNVSQLVSLQRKLEQINSDIQRVSKLYNQGLTTIDDLESLKAQGSLSEYQISDIKLSIEQNKLMLEYLTNIDFEALKRNEIGSPVYEIKERQDLTSLKEQIRAQVYQNKQLNFYPTVSVFDTWTYNIQKPAYAYSGLGQLYPTQQNVMGVTVTLKVFDDIGLGLQKQYLKLGQMANEKNLLYKELEQKKDEKLYRKSLEIAKAKIASSEASLKSATISYQNIKKKYDAQLVNFTDYLQALSTKFDAEATYNQSLNNYELQKANYIFYSGQKIQDYIK, encoded by the coding sequence ATGAGATATTTAGGTTTGCTTATATTGGCTTTTTTGCCTATGTGGAGCTTGTTTGCAAACGATTTGGATGCCAAAAAAGATACGGCAGGACTGATGGATTTGAGTATTGGAAGCAATGGAGATGATCCAAGTATCTCTTCAGAAATGGAAAAATTTAGAAAAAGCGTTAAGGCTTCCATCGGATTAGCAGAACTTTTAAAAGGAGCGGATACAAACTATTCACTCCAATCAAAAGCTTTGAGTGTGCAACAGGCAAAAAAGAATCATACGATTGCTCAAGCAACTTTTTTGCCTACTTTGAATTTGGATTACACCTTTCAAAATAACAATAGAGATACCCAGCAGTTTAAAAACTATAACACCCAAATTGCAAATGCAAAATTTAATTTGGATGTGTTTAATGGATTTAATACTATCAATACCGTCAAGGAAAAATCCGCCACTTATCGCTCTAGCATAGCGGATATGGAATACACTAGACAAAATATTTATCTTCAAGTTATCCAACAGTATTATCAATATTTTGACAATGTTTCCCAGCTTGTTTCGCTTCAAAGAAAGCTTGAACAGATCAATTCAGATATCCAAAGGGTGTCAAAACTCTATAATCAAGGTCTGACGACTATTGATGATTTGGAATCTTTAAAGGCACAAGGCTCTTTGAGTGAATATCAAATTTCTGACATCAAACTTTCTATCGAACAAAATAAATTGATGCTTGAATATCTGACAAATATCGATTTTGAAGCACTTAAAAGAAATGAAATCGGTAGTCCGGTTTATGAGATCAAAGAGCGTCAGGATTTGACTTCTTTAAAAGAACAGATTAGAGCGCAGGTTTATCAAAATAAGCAGCTGAATTTTTATCCCACAGTTTCGGTATTTGATACTTGGACTTACAATATTCAAAAGCCTGCTTATGCCTATTCGGGACTTGGACAACTCTATCCGACCCAACAAAATGTGATGGGCGTTACCGTAACTTTAAAAGTTTTTGACGATATTGGATTAGGCTTGCAAAAGCAGTATCTTAAACTCGGGCAGATGGCGAATGAAAAAAACTTGCTCTATAAGGAATTGGAGCAAAAAAAAGACGAAAAGCTTTATAGAAAATCTTTGGAAATTGCAAAAGCCAAGATTGCCTCTTCTGAAGCAAGTCTCAAATCAGCAACCATTTCTTATCAAAACATTAAGAAAAAATATGATGCTCAGTTGGTAAATTTTACGGATTATCTGCAAGCTTTGAGTACAAAATTTGATGCGGAAGCGACTTATAATCAAAGTTTAAACAACTATGAATTGCAAAAAGCCAATTATATTTTTTATAGTGGTCAAAAAATACAGGATTATATAAAATAA
- a CDS encoding chorismate-binding protein has product MFDFDSNLPSQIAFKKIISDSFTPLMVLENISARVLLESAYQETGKERYSLMMLTSAFLIIKEKGQYYLKAQDFELCLSSIDANKKFLDWLEFFRDLSPQKPQTLQNIPLPLGGMGYLGYEFFEEIEDITFDKPKIIDAYDCAFIFGRDFLIFDHLYDEAYIVSISYAKENANFNLETNIKHIEKKLQEITLGFPSEKTYPAQIISEDKQDYYTQAVKYIQEEIYKGNLLQCVPSQSMQIKTDLPPLEAYRNLRHKNPSPYMFYFDFENFKILGASPEVMIKCQDSTLTLRPIAGTRKRGDTPAKDLNIQKELLNDEKENAEHLMLVDLGRNDIGKVAIAGSVEVTQFRAIEKYSKVMHIVSEVKGKLDKERYTSKDAIYATFPAGTISGAPKIQAIKTINALEPHKRGIYSGLIGYFDKNGNLDSAIIIRTAVYQNGIYYLQAGAGIVYDSDPQSEYIETQNKMLALVEAITQKHS; this is encoded by the coding sequence ATGTTTGATTTTGACTCAAACCTTCCGTCCCAAATCGCATTCAAAAAGATAATATCTGATAGTTTTACACCCTTAATGGTACTTGAAAACATCTCAGCAAGAGTTCTTTTGGAATCAGCCTATCAAGAAACAGGAAAAGAAAGATATTCTTTAATGATGCTCACAAGTGCATTTTTAATCATCAAAGAAAAAGGGCAATATTACCTCAAAGCCCAAGACTTTGAACTTTGCCTAAGTTCGATAGATGCAAATAAAAAATTTTTGGATTGGTTGGAATTTTTTAGAGATCTCTCTCCTCAAAAACCCCAAACCCTTCAGAATATCCCCCTTCCTTTGGGAGGAATGGGCTATTTGGGCTATGAATTTTTTGAAGAAATAGAAGACATCACATTTGATAAACCCAAAATCATTGATGCCTATGATTGCGCCTTTATCTTCGGAAGAGATTTTCTAATCTTTGATCATCTTTATGATGAAGCCTATATTGTAAGCATTAGCTATGCTAAAGAAAATGCAAACTTTAATCTTGAAACCAATATCAAGCATATCGAAAAAAAACTCCAAGAAATCACTCTAGGCTTTCCTTCTGAAAAAACCTATCCCGCCCAAATCATTTCTGAAGACAAACAAGATTATTACACGCAAGCAGTCAAATACATTCAAGAAGAGATCTACAAAGGCAATCTACTCCAATGTGTCCCCTCTCAAAGTATGCAAATCAAAACCGATCTGCCTCCTTTAGAAGCCTATCGCAATTTAAGACATAAAAATCCTAGCCCATATATGTTCTATTTTGATTTTGAAAATTTTAAGATTTTAGGCGCTTCCCCTGAAGTGATGATCAAATGCCAAGATTCTACTCTTACGCTTCGCCCAATAGCAGGTACCCGCAAAAGAGGAGACACACCCGCAAAAGATCTAAACATTCAAAAAGAGCTTTTAAATGATGAAAAAGAAAACGCTGAACATTTGATGCTTGTAGATTTAGGAAGAAACGATATAGGAAAGGTCGCTATCGCAGGTAGCGTAGAGGTCACTCAATTCAGAGCGATTGAAAAATATTCAAAAGTAATGCATATTGTCTCTGAAGTCAAAGGGAAGCTTGACAAAGAGAGATATACTTCCAAAGATGCTATTTATGCGACCTTTCCTGCCGGTACCATCAGTGGCGCTCCAAAAATTCAAGCCATCAAAACCATCAATGCCCTTGAACCCCATAAACGCGGTATTTATTCGGGTCTGATAGGGTATTTTGACAAAAACGGCAATCTTGATAGTGCAATCATCATTAGAACTGCCGTGTATCAAAATGGGATCTATTATCTGCAAGCAGGAGCAGGAATCGTTTATGATTCAGACCCACAAAGCGAATATATTGAGACTCAAAATAAAATGCTTGCTCTTGTTGAAGCCATCACTCAAAAACATTCTTAA